The genomic DNA TCCGGACGTCTCCGTCGGAACAACGCCCATTGTCCTGGTGGAGGGAGGGCTGAGCCGGTTTCCCGGTGCGGTCCAGGTTCAGCAAGGTGAGGACTGGCAGATCCGGGCCAATGGTCGGACATTTTTGCATGGTCGGTTTACCGCGGTTGCCCGTTGCCGGGACATGGACGGAGAGCTGCACGAATGGCGTGCTCCATTTCACGATGTCCAATACGCGGCATTCAGCAGGACCGGCGCTGATGGCATCCGGGACGACCAGAACTACCTGGACTGCGTGGAGAATCCGGTCAAGGCCTTTCTTGAGGACCCGGAAAACGCCCGCCCCGACGGGACGTTGCTCAGGGATCATGTGCTCCACATCGTCGTAGCCCATGGATTGCCCAAAACCGCTGTGGCCCGCTACGGCATAGCTCCAGGGATCACCGAACGGTTGAACAACTACGGTCCGGATATTGATTTCGGGCAACGCCTGCAAGTCATGTATTACGATCTGCAGGGCGTGCATCAAAACCGGGTTGGCGCCAAACGTTTTACGCCCGCTCGTGGAGAGACGGCAGCCTTTGGCAGATACCTGTTCCGGACCGAGCTGGCCGAGCCGCTGTGGGGAGTGGACATGAACCCGTTTGTCCATCCCCAGGCCTATCTGCGGGAGTCCGGAAAACTGGATACGCGACCGCCGCGATTTACAGCCGCCCAGCGCGCCTTTCGACCGGACCGACACCTGTATTTCAGTATGCGTATTGATGGACATAGCGCATTGGAGGCCATGGACCTGATTCACCGGGCGGTTTATGCCTCCCGGTTCGCCGGACCGGAGATGGGCGTGCTGGAGGGCGTGCCCTTGAATGCCAGCCCGGAGCGGACCGGGGACATCTCTCGTGGACCAGGCAAGCTGTTCTGGGATGCGGGGTACCGGCATCTGTTTCGGGAGTCCTGGGGGCGGGGGCGGGTGCGGATTGCCCTGTTCCGGTTGGCCCCGGACATGGGATTCTTGAATACGACTCCGGTTTTTCTGCCCGGAGGAATCGCCACCCAGGTGCTGTCCCGGTCCAGCTGGAACCGGGAGGACTCCCCCCTGAACGAGTACCTGCGCCAGGGTGTGACGGTAACGGCCGGTGCAGCCAGGTCAGGTGGTGGAGCGCCGCACATCCACAACCATAGCTTCTGGGACGAGGAGATCTTCAATCCGCTACTACTGGAGGGGTATCCGGTTGGTGAATTGCTGCTGATGAGCCAGATTCATCTGGGCTGGGTCACCAGTTTTGTCGGTGACCCGCTGTACCGGCTGCCGGCACGGCCTTCCAGGCCGAAACGATGGGGGGAACTGGCTTGGGAGGAGCATGTCCGGGTGATGCCCAGCCATGATTCGGACCACGGACCGGGATACCTGGTCATGGTTGATCTGGGATCCACGGCGGAGGAACCGCGGGTGGCCCAATTGCGTTTGACGGGCAACGATGGTGCCGTCGGTGGTGATGATTCCTTTGTTCAGGGGCGGTTTTCCGCACGGCCGGCTGTATTCGTCCCTGCCGAGGCCATGCACGGCAGGGACGGATGGCGCGTGGAGCTGATGGATCCTTTTGGAGAGCAATATCGCCTGGAGGGCAGGCTGCCGGAGGTCCATGGCCTCAACCCGGCTCATCCTGCTCATCAGTTGAGTGGTGCACCGCAAGCCGGACAATGAATTCCGCGCCCACGTCGGGAGTGTTGCGGACTTCGATGCGTCCGCCATGGGCCGTGACGATCTGTTTGCATTGGTAGAGTCCGATGCCCAATCCCTTGGGCTTGGTGGTCTTGAACGGGGTAAACAGGCCGTCATGGAGCAGGGCAGGATCGATGCCGCCGGCCTGGTCACGGACATGCAGTGCGGCCTCATCTCCGTCCTGGATGGCGGTCACGGTTATCGGGTGGGATTTTTTCGCGGCACCTTGCGCTTCCAGGGCATTGAGCAGCAGATTGAGCACCACCTTGCGTAATTCTTCGCGGTCGCCGAGCACCCAGAGGGATTCCCGGCCTTCGATGCGCACCGGGGCCGCGGCAAGGCTGGCCGCGGTCTCTCGGGCCAAATCAGCCAGGTCCAGCGGGTGAAGATGAAGGCTGATGGAGCTGGGCAGGGTTTTCAGCCGGGAGATCAGGACATTCATCCGCTTGACGGTATTCTCCAGGGAAACGAGCATATCCTCCTGGAATTCCGGATCAGGCATGTATTCCCGGGCGTTGTCCAGCATCAGGGACAGGGTGTAGACGAGATTTTTCAGATCGTGGGCCACAAATGCCGAGACCTTGCCCACGGCCTCCATCTCCCGGGCCTGGGCCAACTGATCGGCCAGACGCAGATTCATCAGGGCCAGGGCCACCTGGCGGCACATGGCCTTGATCAGGTCATAATCCTCAAAGGTGTACACTTCACCTTTATCCAATGGGGCACCCAAGGCAATGAACCCGTCCAGGCGCCCGGAAACCATCAAGGGACAGAGCAGGGTGATGTTGTAGGTGTGGATCTGGCGCTGGAATGCCTCAGAGTGGGTATCCCACTTTTCCTGGCGCAGATTCCTGACCCAGGAAGCGGACTCCATGGAGCGGGGCAGCGGGTCGTCCTGGGCAAGAGCCTCCCATGAGGCCTCCATGGCCAGGTTGGTGCGACAGCGATAGACGTTGCTGTCGTAATCCCGCAGAAACAGGGCTGCGGAGCCCATGCCGAAGGTTTCACAGAATCCGGCCAGCACGGCGGCCTCCAGATCCTCGCGGGTTTTGGCCCGGGAGAGATGTTCGGTGAATTTTTTCCATTCCACGCGGTAGTCGTACTTGTTCTCGTAAAAGTGCTTGG from Desulfonatronum thioautotrophicum includes the following:
- the prsK gene encoding XrtA/PEP-CTERM system histidine kinase PrsK, with amino-acid sequence MHVPPRPFSSSIHHILEDVIQRMLSPLLSLPAIILAMGIPLFLLARGRRGLDMLLLLCALLTTAGLELCDLLALHDPLELERYRRWGMLAESLLPATWLGFSLTFARAQGVRGISRFQLVLLALSCAFPIWAGLSSFDAFYFSPDFAEERLLFLTRPAMFFYTGLLLFLVLPLVHLETTLAASSHEQRWKIKLALIGAGVVLVGLLVYFSQGLLYRTINLQLVPLRTTALLLGVTLMGYSLAIRGADVRISLSRQMALKSVVLLAVGIYLLGLGLLGEGMKHFGPDFPKVLMAIIALISGAALLVVLLSASLKRKILVFLTKHFYENKYDYRVEWKKFTEHLSRAKTREDLEAAVLAGFCETFGMGSAALFLRDYDSNVYRCRTNLAMEASWEALAQDDPLPRSMESASWVRNLRQEKWDTHSEAFQRQIHTYNITLLCPLMVSGRLDGFIALGAPLDKGEVYTFEDYDLIKAMCRQVALALMNLRLADQLAQAREMEAVGKVSAFVAHDLKNLVYTLSLMLDNAREYMPDPEFQEDMLVSLENTVKRMNVLISRLKTLPSSISLHLHPLDLADLARETAASLAAAPVRIEGRESLWVLGDREELRKVVLNLLLNALEAQGAAKKSHPITVTAIQDGDEAALHVRDQAGGIDPALLHDGLFTPFKTTKPKGLGIGLYQCKQIVTAHGGRIEVRNTPDVGAEFIVRLAVHHSTDEQDEPG